One Solanum lycopersicum chromosome 2, SLM_r2.1 genomic region harbors:
- the LOC101255756 gene encoding cytochrome c6, chloroplastic, with translation MTVLCMIPSCLSKSCSLANPTKSRNVYEGDKPFVQRENKLACELKLLKSLALPLMTAFIALSPIVNPPVSIGQTTDVQKGASLFNRACIGCHYEGGNIIQPGATLFLKDLQRNGVDTEEEIYRVTYNGKGRMPGFGQNCTPRGQCTFGPRLQDDEIKLLAEFVKSQADQDWPKIENSGD, from the exons ATGACAGTGTTGTGTATGATACCCAGTTGCCTTAGCAAGAGCTGTTCATTGGCAAATCCAACAAAG AGTAGAAATGTGTATGAAGGAGACAAACCATTTGTCCAAAGGGAGAATAAATTAGCATGTGAGTTGAAGTTGCTGAAGAGCTTGGCTCTGCCTCTAATGACTGCCTTTATAGCCCTCTCTCCCATTGTTAATCCTCCAG TCTCAATTGGACAAACAACAGATGTACAAAAGGGAGCTTCTTTGTTTAATCGAGCTTGCATTGGATGTCATTATGAAGGTGGAAATATAATCCAGCCT GGTGCGACACTCTTCTTGAAGGATCTACAaag AAATGGAGTTGACACGGAAGAGGAAATCTACCGCGTCACTTACAATGGCAAAGGGAGAATGCCA GGGTTTGGTCAGAATTGTACACCAAGGGGTCAATGCACTTTTGGTCCTCGATTACAAGACGATGAAATTAAACTCTTAGCTGAGTTTGTGAAGTCTCAAGCTGATCAAGATTGGCCTAAAATCGAAAACAGTGGAGATTGA